One region of Roseiconus lacunae genomic DNA includes:
- a CDS encoding GspE/PulE family protein, which produces MKAATNHSNETIHGKRQPLILQLLNRVEAFTPESLEELWQSVEQYDTTLEELIIRSGLANETQIAQCYSEHYLVPLFDPPDDTPPPIDPSIASSLPVRLCCEHMIAPLHDDGSLLEVAVFSPDSLLLADEIRSQTGRQMRPMFAPLSVIERILTTLYAPSDDVDSLLNKSSDGLGVGVMAPQDRAPLLSHTRRNPEPNHGVPDGRDHRITRYIHTLFEQALQCNASDIHIEPSDTGCRVRLRIDGVLAEIPSPPFGTLPIAMQGKVINHLKALGRMDLDECRRPQDGTIVLQSGNNRIDLRVNSCPTVYGEKIVLRVVNQSAPSHDLERLELDRRQYTDLVESIRSPSGLILMSGPAGNGKSTTMYSCLKFLNDSQANLCTVEDPVQIKIEGINQVQAEPELGLTYSHVIEALLRQDPDIIMVGELADQETAKTCLKAATAGHLVLSTLQTSDAISSLARLDEWGIERSRLADQLRLLVSQRLIRRLCDGCKTVDSLDDAYRQRYRIPADVPIYRAVGCSDCRQTGYRGRFATFEVIRMTSRLKDLIRTNASPDTVKHAVTQEGMKTIARGALASVIEGTTSLQEAIRVCSDCQ; this is translated from the coding sequence ATGAAAGCGGCAACAAATCATTCAAACGAGACGATTCATGGCAAACGGCAGCCACTCATCCTACAGTTGCTCAACCGTGTTGAAGCTTTCACCCCCGAAAGCCTAGAAGAACTCTGGCAGTCGGTCGAGCAATACGACACGACACTTGAGGAGCTTATTATTCGTAGCGGCTTGGCGAATGAAACTCAAATCGCCCAATGCTATTCAGAGCATTATCTGGTCCCCTTATTTGATCCGCCTGACGACACCCCTCCACCGATTGACCCGTCGATCGCATCGTCATTACCGGTTCGTTTGTGTTGCGAGCACATGATCGCTCCACTTCACGATGACGGAAGTTTGCTTGAGGTCGCGGTATTCTCCCCCGATTCATTGTTGCTTGCCGACGAGATTCGATCACAAACCGGTCGTCAAATGCGACCAATGTTTGCGCCGCTGTCGGTGATCGAACGAATCCTAACCACACTCTACGCACCGTCCGACGACGTTGATTCACTGCTGAACAAATCAAGTGACGGTCTAGGCGTCGGCGTGATGGCACCGCAAGACCGAGCCCCCCTGCTGTCCCATACGCGTCGTAATCCTGAACCAAATCATGGCGTACCTGACGGTCGTGATCATCGAATTACACGCTATATCCACACATTGTTTGAACAGGCGCTACAATGCAATGCGAGTGACATTCATATTGAACCTTCCGATACGGGATGTCGGGTTCGCCTGCGTATCGATGGTGTACTCGCGGAAATCCCGTCGCCGCCATTCGGTACGCTTCCGATCGCAATGCAGGGCAAGGTCATCAATCACCTGAAAGCCCTCGGACGTATGGATCTTGACGAGTGTCGGCGTCCACAAGACGGAACCATCGTCTTGCAGTCCGGCAACAATAGAATTGACTTGCGAGTGAACTCGTGCCCGACTGTTTATGGCGAGAAAATCGTATTGCGCGTGGTCAATCAGTCGGCCCCGTCTCATGACTTGGAACGTCTAGAACTCGACCGTCGTCAGTACACCGATCTTGTCGAATCGATCCGCAGTCCGAGCGGATTAATCTTGATGAGCGGGCCCGCGGGAAATGGCAAAAGCACGACGATGTACTCCTGCTTGAAGTTCTTAAATGATTCTCAAGCCAATCTCTGTACGGTCGAAGATCCGGTACAGATCAAGATCGAAGGGATCAATCAGGTTCAGGCAGAACCAGAACTCGGACTGACCTATTCGCACGTCATCGAGGCGCTGCTGCGACAAGATCCGGACATCATCATGGTCGGCGAATTGGCCGATCAGGAAACGGCGAAGACTTGTTTGAAGGCTGCGACCGCAGGCCATCTGGTTCTTTCGACGTTGCAGACCAGCGATGCGATCAGCAGTCTGGCGCGACTCGACGAATGGGGCATCGAACGGTCGCGTTTGGCCGACCAACTGCGGTTGCTTGTTTCTCAACGGCTGATACGACGACTTTGCGACGGATGCAAGACTGTCGATTCATTGGATGATGCCTATCGACAAAGGTATCGAATTCCTGCTGACGTACCTATTTATAGAGCGGTCGGCTGCTCCGATTGCCGACAAACGGGGTACCGAGGGCGTTTCGCGACCTTCGAAGTGATTCGAATGACATCGCGATTAAAAGACCTCATCCGCACGAACGCGTCACCGGATACGGTCAAGCACGCGGTCACGCAAGAAGGCATGAAAACGATTGCCCGGGGCGCACTGGCAAGTGTTATCGAGGGAACGACCAGCTTGCAAGAAGCCATCCGTGTCTGTTCGGATTGTCAATAA